A portion of the Rhodococcus pseudokoreensis genome contains these proteins:
- a CDS encoding MlaD family protein produces the protein MQPVTRSSARRLGRVSSRARALVGTEVAFGAGIVLLVVFALVTTAVFYANPPGRMSFSFRTDDASSIDIGQDVRVAGIGVGTVTDVSIEPDAVLVTAEIDDAIPVGSDSRVEVRMLTPVGGYAITLVPLGVLPLGDTPLPVEQVSVPYSIGDVLQAAPHTTDNVEGGTVDANLDEMARALEENPTSIASMISGLTSIARVMDQQRAQVRTIADLAAEYLQSFEADQGMVFDLIRQIDVVLSTYNTTHAGFNEAYSLLGNVLMTIQPFEGFYLDHKTEVLDAVNHTKGVIDEFRTSMGPAIDNLQSLRTQLAEWLTPEGMAAIKGGTLMASDFCVPVPGRTC, from the coding sequence ATGCAACCCGTGACGAGAAGCAGCGCCCGGCGTCTGGGCCGGGTGTCGAGCAGGGCGCGGGCGCTGGTCGGCACGGAGGTCGCGTTCGGCGCGGGCATCGTTCTCCTGGTGGTTTTCGCACTCGTGACCACCGCCGTCTTCTACGCGAACCCACCGGGGCGCATGTCGTTCTCGTTCCGTACCGACGACGCCTCCTCGATCGACATCGGCCAGGACGTCCGGGTGGCGGGCATCGGCGTGGGAACCGTCACGGACGTGTCGATCGAGCCGGACGCGGTACTGGTGACGGCGGAGATCGACGACGCGATACCGGTCGGCTCGGACTCCCGGGTGGAGGTGCGCATGCTCACCCCGGTCGGCGGGTACGCGATCACCCTCGTCCCTCTCGGTGTTCTGCCGCTCGGGGACACCCCGCTGCCCGTCGAGCAGGTCAGCGTTCCGTATTCGATCGGCGATGTGCTCCAGGCCGCACCGCACACGACCGACAACGTCGAGGGCGGCACCGTCGACGCGAACCTCGACGAGATGGCCCGGGCGCTCGAGGAGAACCCGACGTCGATCGCGTCGATGATCTCGGGCCTGACGAGCATCGCCCGCGTGATGGATCAGCAGCGTGCGCAGGTCCGCACGATCGCCGACCTCGCCGCGGAGTATCTCCAGAGCTTCGAGGCCGACCAGGGCATGGTGTTCGACCTGATCCGCCAGATCGACGTGGTCCTGTCGACGTACAACACCACCCACGCCGGTTTCAACGAGGCCTATTCCCTGCTCGGCAACGTGCTGATGACGATTCAGCCGTTCGAGGGGTTCTATCTCGACCACAAGACGGAGGTACTCGACGCTGTGAACCACACGAAGGGTGTGATCGACGAGTTCCGGACGTCGATGGGCCCGGCCATCGACAATCTTCAGTCCCTGCGCACTCAGCTCGCCGAATGGCTGACCCCCGAAGGAATGGCCGCGATCAAAGGCGGCACACTCATGGCCTCGGACTTCTGTGTCCCCGTTCCCGGACGGACGTGCTGA